The Oculatellaceae cyanobacterium DNA window TTTACGAATTACCTGAGCAATTTCACCTTTAGCTTCGATGATTGCTTCCTGTACCATTTTTTCTTGGTGCTGGCGTAATTCTCGTTCTCTTTCCTGCAATGCTGACGCTTTTTGTGTTACCTCCTGATGCAAACGTTCTGCCTGTTTTAGCAGTTTTGCAGCTTCCTGGGCGTTAGTTTCTTGGTTGCGGCGTTGAGCTTCTAAACCAGAAATGACTTGGTTGATTTCTTCTGAGGCATCGCCAACTTTTTCTTGGGCATTGTCAATAATCTGTGACTTCAGACCCAAACGTTTAGCAATTGTTAAGGCATTAGATCTACCTGGAATACCCCAAAGCAGTCGGTAAGTAGGGCTAAGTGTATCTTCGTTAAATTCTACTGAGGCATTTTCAAACCGCTCATCCTCATATTTCAGCGCTTTAAGTTCGCCGTAGTGAGTGCTGGCAAGAGTTAACAGGGCATGATCGGCTAAATATTGTAGTAGTGCGATCGCCAATGCACTGCCTTCGGCTGGATCGGTTCCTGCTCCTACTTCATCTAGTAAGACTAGGGAGGAGAGAATTTGATTATCTAAATTGTCCTCTGCTTTCTCATTACTAATCGCGTCAATAATTCGACTAATTCGGCGAATATGACCGGAGAATGTTGATAAGCTTTGTTCTAAGGATTGCTCATCACCAATATCAGCTAGAACAAAATCAAACCAAGGTAGTTCTACAGGTTCCCGCGCAGGTACAAATAAACCCACTTTCGCCATCAGTGCCGCCAAAGCAAGGGTTTTCAATGTCACTGTTTTACCACCAGTATTAGGGCCTGTAATTGTCACCACGCGAGTTTGTGGCTGAATTACTAAACTAACTGGTACGACAGGTGAACCTTGTTCATGTTGATGCTGCCATACTAAGAGCGGATGGCGCAATTGACGCAGAACAATTTGTTCACCAGTTTCACGCTCGATAAATCTAGGGGGGTTTGCTTCTAACCACAAGCTGTAACGCGCTCTAGCAGTCGCTAGATCCAAAGTTGTTGCGACTGATAATAAATGCTCTAAATCTGATTTAACGGCTGCTACCTGCTCAGTTAAAGCCCGCAGAATAGCTTCTATTTCTACTTGTTCTTGTCGTTGATGTTGTCGCAGTTGATTTCCGAGTGAGACGATCGCATTCGGTTCAACAAATAAAGTCGCGCCACTGCTAGAACTATCGTGGACAATGCCAGGAATTGATTCTTTATGGGTGGCTTTGACAGGAATCACAAAGCGATCGCCTCTTTGGGTAACTAACTGTTGCCCAACAGCATTACTTTGTCGCTGGAGAATACCCTGCAAGGTTTGATAAATTCTGTCTCTTAATCCCTTAAGCTGGGTACGAATACCACCAAGTTTCACACTAGCGCGGTCTGCGACTTCTCCGCGATCGTCTATACAACGGTGAATTTCTTGTTCTAATTCTGGATAAGTGCGTAAATCAGCCACCAGTTCTTTTAATACTGGTATATCTTCTTGATCGTCAAGCATCCGACGCAAGCGCCGCATTCCAGCAAGAGTAGTGGCGATCGCTAATAACTGTTCTCCAGATAAAATTCCCTGAAGTTCTGCCCGTTGGATCGACTCGCCAATATCTTGAATACCTTCAAAAGATAAACCAGTAGTCAGGCGATTTTCTAGTTCGTAAATTTCCTTAGTTTGTGCTAAAAGTCGGAGACTTTCCGCCTGAGTTGGTGGAATCACCAAATTACGTGCCGCCACTACACCTAGCTTCGTGGCTGCAAATGTAGCTAAGTGCTGGCATAGGCGCGACCATTCTAGTAGTTCTAGAGTTTCAGATTGAATCAAAGTGCAAATATAAAAGCTGCTCCTATCCTAATTATTAAGCACCTGCGATCGCCAGTGCGAGTAGAATTAACCGACCAACGCTTTGCTGTTTCCATTATTTATTTAGGCAGATCTGGAACAATATGCCACCTGAGTTGGCAGGCTAATCACAATTAAGGTTACTTAGTTAATGAGTTGATGCGATCGCCCTTGACATATCAACCATCAGTTAGATTGATTTTGGATAGCTGACTGTACTTGTTCCACTGTCAAATTTAATCCTATCAATGTCTTTTGTTTGTTAACAAATATCAGCTAGACTGATAAAAAAGTTGCTATACTTCCGCCTGACTCAAGTGCCGATACCCGCTACAATTTGATACCCTAGCTTAAATAGTCTTGGGAAACGGTAACGAGAGTGGACATTCAAATTGGGCGGGGTAAAACGGCTCGCAGAGCTTACGGATTCGATGAAATTGCATTAGTCCCCGGACAGCGGACATTAGACCCCAGTTTGGCAGATACTCGCTGGCGTATTGGTGGTATCGAGAGAGACATCCCCATTATTGCTAGTGCTATGGATGGTGTGGTGGATGTCAAGATGGCAGTCCGCCTGTCGCAACTCGGAGCAATGGGTGTTCTCAACTTGGAGGGTATCCAAACCCGTTATGCTGACCCAGAACCAATCCTAGATAGGATTGCATCAGTTGGCACTTCCGAGTACGTCCCCTTGATGCAAGAGCTATATGCAGAGCCAATCAAGCCAGAACTGATTGAACAACGGATTCAGGAAATTAAAAGGCAAGGTGGTATTGCTGCCGTTAGCGCTACACCTGTGGCGGCAGCTAAGTATGGCTCAGTTATAGCCAA harbors:
- a CDS encoding endonuclease MutS2; protein product: MIQSETLELLEWSRLCQHLATFAATKLGVVAARNLVIPPTQAESLRLLAQTKEIYELENRLTTGLSFEGIQDIGESIQRAELQGILSGEQLLAIATTLAGMRRLRRMLDDQEDIPVLKELVADLRTYPELEQEIHRCIDDRGEVADRASVKLGGIRTQLKGLRDRIYQTLQGILQRQSNAVGQQLVTQRGDRFVIPVKATHKESIPGIVHDSSSSGATLFVEPNAIVSLGNQLRQHQRQEQVEIEAILRALTEQVAAVKSDLEHLLSVATTLDLATARARYSLWLEANPPRFIERETGEQIVLRQLRHPLLVWQHQHEQGSPVVPVSLVIQPQTRVVTITGPNTGGKTVTLKTLALAALMAKVGLFVPAREPVELPWFDFVLADIGDEQSLEQSLSTFSGHIRRISRIIDAISNEKAEDNLDNQILSSLVLLDEVGAGTDPAEGSALAIALLQYLADHALLTLASTHYGELKALKYEDERFENASVEFNEDTLSPTYRLLWGIPGRSNALTIAKRLGLKSQIIDNAQEKVGDASEEINQVISGLEAQRRNQETNAQEAAKLLKQAERLHQEVTQKASALQERERELRQHQEKMVQEAIIEAKGEIAQVIRKLQQGPLTAQRAQRATGALNDIAENRLPATPLPKPKPGFKPQIGDRVRIPRLGQTAEVLSDPNDNGELNIRFGIMKMTVSLADIESLDGQKPDLPLKKAEETVRSKKEDTPPKAPAPVIRTSKNTIDIRGSRVADAESQIERAIAQATDSGVLWIIHGKGTGKLRQGVHEFLQQHPQLDHLELAGASDGGAGVTIAYLK